In Thermomonas carbonis, a single genomic region encodes these proteins:
- a CDS encoding DUF7668 domain-containing protein — MKEQSQSNEVLAVKDEESERPIPNAWRQQLREIVNAFAVGDYGLSAGVKGVPPLSADRASQIRDYVEGYGATLVALPEETWNSSVCIWYGDHWAALVDLWTEQEGRSDLVLHTRVRELDSGFSVEVDLVYVP, encoded by the coding sequence GTGAAAGAACAGAGCCAAAGCAACGAAGTGCTCGCGGTGAAGGACGAGGAATCGGAACGTCCCATCCCAAACGCATGGCGACAGCAGCTCCGCGAGATCGTGAACGCTTTCGCAGTTGGAGACTATGGACTGAGTGCCGGGGTCAAAGGTGTCCCGCCCCTGTCGGCGGACAGAGCCTCTCAAATACGAGATTACGTTGAGGGCTACGGGGCAACCCTGGTTGCACTGCCCGAAGAAACCTGGAATTCGTCCGTTTGCATCTGGTACGGCGACCACTGGGCAGCGCTGGTAGACCTTTGGACAGAGCAAGAAGGTCGGAGTGATCTTGTACTGCACACGCGAGTCAGGGAACTGGATTCCGGGTTCAGCGTTGAAGTTGATCTAGTCTATGTGCCGTAA
- a CDS encoding VOC family protein, with protein MNLNQITLPVTDFDRTVAFYQAMGFTLIVHSPPRYARFECPEGESTFSLHSVDTPSPSTGVVVYFECSDLDARVDYLLAAGIEFTKLPTDERWLWREARLGDPSGNVICLFWAGDNRKNPPWRVAA; from the coding sequence GTGAATCTCAACCAAATCACCCTGCCGGTTACCGACTTCGATCGCACAGTCGCGTTCTATCAGGCCATGGGCTTTACGCTGATTGTTCATTCTCCCCCGCGCTACGCTCGCTTCGAATGCCCGGAGGGTGAGTCCACGTTCTCGCTGCATTCGGTAGATACTCCGTCCCCCAGCACGGGAGTCGTTGTGTACTTTGAGTGTTCTGACCTGGATGCTCGGGTTGACTACCTTCTTGCCGCAGGGATTGAGTTCACCAAACTCCCTACGGATGAGCGTTGGCTCTGGCGGGAGGCTCGCCTTGGTGATCCATCTGGCAACGTAATCTGTCTGTTCTGGGCCGGCGACAACCGCAAGAATCCACCATGGCGGGTTGCGGCCTAA
- a CDS encoding NMCC_0638 family (lipo)protein: MQNFYSQDKLRENMKKEGFETLAGDQAEFFLGGGSGTAWIIVTSGTRYVVSLRSDSVCSVFAQQADQKRTQSGFYDLVQSAPSPLIAKLASTTGLGPNTDETKTIAYTWSRPADASELLFVLTTSTSSKATAQAMASMSMVKKEG, encoded by the coding sequence ATGCAGAATTTCTACTCGCAGGACAAGCTGCGAGAGAACATGAAGAAGGAAGGCTTTGAGACTCTGGCGGGCGATCAAGCTGAGTTCTTCCTTGGCGGTGGCTCGGGAACCGCCTGGATCATCGTGACCTCCGGGACTCGATATGTTGTCTCGCTCAGGAGTGACTCAGTGTGCTCGGTCTTTGCACAACAAGCGGATCAGAAGCGCACGCAGTCTGGCTTCTACGATCTTGTTCAGAGCGCACCGAGCCCGCTCATTGCCAAGTTGGCTAGTACAACTGGACTCGGTCCAAACACCGATGAAACTAAGACCATTGCATACACTTGGTCTCGCCCAGCAGACGCTTCTGAACTGTTGTTCGTATTGACTACTTCCACCAGCAGCAAAGCTACTGCACAGGCTATGGCGTCCATGTCAATGGTCAAGAAAGAAGGCTAA
- a CDS encoding type II toxin-antitoxin system RelE/ParE family toxin has translation MPPILSVRFYCTTTGNEPVRDWLLAQVSPGARKAIGADIKTVQFGWPIGMPVVRKMESGLWEVRSNIPEGIARVLFTIVGADMVLLHGFVKKTQATPKADLALAQTRMKEVRA, from the coding sequence ATGCCACCCATCTTGTCAGTTCGTTTCTACTGTACGACAACAGGCAATGAGCCTGTCCGCGATTGGCTGTTAGCGCAAGTCTCACCAGGCGCCAGAAAGGCGATTGGTGCAGACATCAAGACAGTTCAGTTTGGGTGGCCGATAGGAATGCCGGTTGTACGCAAGATGGAATCAGGCCTTTGGGAAGTTCGGAGCAATATTCCGGAGGGAATTGCCCGAGTGCTTTTCACGATAGTTGGCGCAGACATGGTGTTGCTGCATGGTTTTGTAAAGAAGACACAAGCCACACCAAAGGCGGATCTCGCTTTGGCACAAACCCGAATGAAAGAGGTGAGAGCGTGA
- a CDS encoding XRE family transcriptional regulator codes for MSKSKHIGSDFDAFLAEQGELEEATAIAVKRVIAWQIEQAMQTTGVNKSALAKRMHTSRTVVDRMLDATDTGLTLETMTRAATALGFRVRVDLVAA; via the coding sequence GTGAGCAAGAGCAAGCACATTGGTAGTGACTTTGATGCTTTCCTGGCTGAGCAAGGCGAGCTTGAAGAGGCAACTGCGATTGCCGTTAAGCGTGTGATTGCCTGGCAGATTGAGCAGGCGATGCAAACGACTGGCGTGAATAAGAGCGCTTTGGCTAAACGCATGCACACAAGCAGAACGGTCGTAGATCGGATGCTAGATGCGACTGACACGGGGCTGACGCTCGAGACCATGACAAGGGCAGCAACTGCTCTTGGGTTCAGGGTGCGAGTGGATTTGGTAGCCGCCTAA
- a CDS encoding 5'-nucleotidase, which translates to MPYELKDRLVVGVASSAMFDLTESDKIFRTDGEEKYRKYQEDNKTVPLAPGIAFSFIKRLLSLNDLSAADEGPLIEVVLLSRNDPDTGLRVMNSIQHHCLGITRAIFQQGLSPYAYINALSISLFLSSNNSDVLEAIAKGFPAGYVMESKKIDDPNDDTLRIAFDFDGVLADDASETVMQEGNLEKFHTHETANAMEPHGDGPLKNFLVRVSKIQRAEEDRRKTDPSYKNRLRVSIVTARNAPSHERAINTLKSWGVMANDAFFLGGVEKKLVLDVLQPHIFFDDQSGHLATASEVVPSVHIPFGITNRGQRG; encoded by the coding sequence ATGCCATACGAACTTAAGGACCGCCTCGTCGTTGGCGTAGCGTCAAGCGCTATGTTTGACCTTACCGAATCGGACAAGATCTTTCGCACCGATGGCGAAGAAAAATACCGCAAGTACCAAGAAGACAATAAAACGGTTCCGCTAGCGCCCGGCATAGCGTTCTCATTTATCAAACGTCTTCTATCTCTCAACGATCTTAGCGCGGCGGACGAAGGCCCACTTATTGAGGTTGTTCTCCTATCGCGCAACGACCCTGATACTGGCCTGCGGGTCATGAATTCTATTCAACACCATTGCCTTGGCATAACCCGCGCCATATTTCAGCAAGGCCTATCGCCATATGCGTACATAAATGCGCTCAGCATTTCTCTGTTTCTCTCTTCAAACAATAGTGACGTACTAGAAGCCATTGCCAAAGGATTTCCCGCTGGCTATGTGATGGAATCAAAGAAGATTGACGACCCAAACGACGACACGCTTCGGATCGCCTTCGACTTCGACGGAGTCCTTGCAGACGACGCCTCAGAGACGGTGATGCAAGAGGGCAACCTTGAGAAATTTCACACTCACGAGACGGCAAATGCCATGGAACCTCACGGCGACGGCCCCCTAAAGAACTTCTTAGTACGTGTATCAAAAATTCAACGCGCCGAGGAGGATCGCAGGAAGACCGATCCGTCATACAAGAATCGGCTCCGTGTCTCTATTGTCACCGCTCGCAACGCACCTTCACATGAGAGAGCCATCAACACCCTGAAAAGCTGGGGAGTGATGGCAAACGACGCATTCTTTCTTGGGGGCGTGGAGAAGAAGCTGGTGCTTGATGTGTTGCAGCCTCACATCTTCTTTGACGATCAATCTGGCCACCTTGCAACAGCAAGTGAAGTCGTACCTTCTGTGCACATCCCGTTCGGCATCACCAACCGCGGGCAACGCGGGTGA
- a CDS encoding MltR family transcriptional regulator: MYSYQSFLDMLAEAKSEGDRACALVLAANLENRLKELLLTYFVPLSKQDSEKLFNGQAPLATFSSRIKLAWVSGLLSEEEEHDLNVIRGIRNEFAHGEHGLSFETKAIRDRCASLKMPSEMTKQYPEHIDSAKRPRSRYQITAASLTLLLANRNASVLLTKRAPHPATSILTKRDGPVD; encoded by the coding sequence ATGTATAGCTATCAGTCATTCCTGGATATGCTTGCAGAGGCTAAGTCCGAAGGGGACAGAGCTTGTGCGCTGGTGCTCGCGGCGAACCTAGAGAACAGATTAAAGGAGCTGTTGCTTACCTATTTTGTCCCATTGTCAAAGCAAGATTCAGAGAAGCTTTTCAATGGTCAAGCGCCACTGGCAACTTTTTCTTCTCGGATCAAGTTGGCTTGGGTTAGCGGATTGCTTTCCGAAGAAGAAGAGCATGACCTTAATGTAATCAGGGGGATAAGGAACGAGTTTGCGCATGGAGAACATGGCTTGAGCTTTGAGACAAAGGCGATACGTGATAGATGTGCGTCACTTAAGATGCCATCAGAGATGACAAAGCAATACCCCGAGCACATAGACTCAGCGAAGCGGCCGCGATCACGTTACCAAATCACCGCTGCGTCGCTTACATTGCTCCTAGCGAACCGCAATGCATCTGTACTACTCACAAAACGCGCACCTCATCCAGCAACGTCGATCCTTACTAAACGTGATGGACCCGTCGATTAG
- a CDS encoding DUF2199 domain-containing protein: protein MAFSFRCSCCNEIHEGIPTFGFDAPAIAEWIPENERHKRVDLGSDDCVIDQERFLVRGCIEIPVQGEEQPFIWGAWVDLSQKDFDEWVKAFNLEEREHFGPFAGYLGSRLPGYPDTFNHHVVMHLRNKGTRPFIEVSPSENPLHIEQCGGISHDRLAEIYEIAMHGPRGSDA, encoded by the coding sequence ATGGCTTTCAGCTTCCGGTGTAGTTGCTGCAATGAAATACATGAAGGTATCCCGACCTTCGGCTTCGACGCGCCCGCAATTGCGGAGTGGATTCCGGAGAATGAGCGGCACAAAAGAGTAGACCTTGGCTCAGATGACTGCGTCATTGACCAAGAGCGCTTTTTGGTACGCGGCTGCATTGAAATTCCAGTCCAGGGTGAAGAACAGCCGTTTATCTGGGGCGCCTGGGTGGACCTTAGCCAGAAGGACTTTGATGAGTGGGTCAAAGCATTCAATCTGGAAGAGCGTGAGCATTTCGGTCCGTTCGCTGGCTACCTTGGCTCAAGGCTGCCTGGCTATCCAGACACGTTCAATCATCACGTTGTCATGCACCTTCGCAACAAGGGAACACGCCCTTTCATTGAGGTGTCTCCGTCGGAGAATCCTCTGCACATCGAACAATGCGGGGGGATCAGCCATGATCGCCTTGCAGAGATCTATGAGATCGCAATGCATGGGCCTCGTGGAAGTGACGCCTAA
- a CDS encoding DUF4287 domain-containing protein: MTTDAKAKGPASYFPSIEKTYGKPVAHWLKLLDSMQDRKHMEQVAFLKSEHKIGHGHANALVAYRKAQGGA; this comes from the coding sequence ATGACGACTGACGCAAAGGCCAAAGGTCCCGCTTCCTACTTCCCTTCCATTGAGAAAACGTACGGTAAGCCTGTCGCGCACTGGCTGAAGCTTCTGGACTCTATGCAGGACAGAAAGCACATGGAGCAAGTGGCTTTCCTCAAGTCGGAGCACAAGATTGGTCACGGCCACGCAAACGCGCTGGTGGCTTATCGCAAAGCACAGGGCGGGGCCTAA
- a CDS encoding nuclear transport factor 2 family protein: MSSLRAFAFVALLALSSGLQPALAAQNDPKDVAAIREVVEAFRTSIIKKDKATFVTLFVSDNPAHVTWQLVDDDARVARLKTFVPEVRRVVRWPENNFLTMIDRITAVGSESIEEVFRDPVIDTDGEIASVNFNYSLLVNGKEEHWGREMWHLVRSDDGWKIISVIWSQRDPVPQ; the protein is encoded by the coding sequence ATGTCCTCATTAAGAGCCTTTGCCTTCGTTGCCCTGCTGGCACTGTCGTCTGGCCTGCAGCCCGCATTAGCCGCCCAAAACGATCCTAAGGACGTTGCGGCGATTCGTGAGGTAGTTGAAGCATTTCGCACATCGATCATCAAGAAAGACAAGGCGACTTTTGTCACCCTCTTTGTGTCAGACAACCCTGCCCACGTTACCTGGCAACTCGTAGACGACGATGCACGGGTTGCACGACTCAAGACTTTTGTGCCTGAAGTACGCCGAGTAGTGAGGTGGCCAGAAAACAACTTCTTGACCATGATCGATAGAATTACCGCGGTTGGGTCGGAATCCATTGAAGAAGTGTTTCGGGACCCAGTCATAGACACAGACGGCGAAATCGCCTCCGTGAATTTCAACTACTCTCTATTAGTCAATGGGAAAGAAGAACATTGGGGGCGTGAGATGTGGCACCTCGTTCGCAGTGACGACGGGTGGAAGATCATCTCCGTCATTTGGTCCCAAAGGGATCCTGTACCGCAGTAA